Below is a genomic region from Henckelia pumila isolate YLH828 chromosome 3, ASM3356847v2, whole genome shotgun sequence.
catcatactgattggttaaatcacaaaatccagtgattcaataatctgcaactatcactaatcagtacttaggtaaattcccacatgaacaatatcatgttcagtttcagttcatcgaagcaatagttctaatcttcagttcaattcacaaaatctcttttctgatacagaggtaatcatataataagctttcagcatcaatatatctattgcaccaataataaacaggtcaaaacaaaataaatctgttacctgaaatttcattctcaggtgcaatttcattctgatcctctgtatacttctggaatttattaattgaataaatttttGCACATCTGTCTGACTTGTCCTTACACTATTTGTTCAGATATCCTCTTCCACAAaaagtgtaataatttctaatatacCCTGCATTCAGAATCAGACTAATTCATCTCGATTCGCTAGAGTTAGAGATTTCTTCTCATATCATTCACCTCATATctgttctaaaataaaaaaattgtagatagagttgtgagtatctcacagactcTTTCATGTCTACAATTCCATTTTCCTAATTCATCATTCAACTTCTATTTTTCTAGACAGGTCtatgtcttttaaaaaaaatgtttcggTCATCAACATTTATCCGACATAATCTGCGGATTCAAAccattaaataattcactcaatcttgagcttttcatcatctacaattcaaagaattgtaatagacttgaaaattctaataaggcattcctcaaattcaaaagattcaacttctacagggtatatttttctttctcatcatttctatctgttgtggcaaataACTATAAACATAattctgttctaagcacttaccaacaataaacatacctctgccttcttatcatttctttatcaaaatccaccagctggttgctaggtttcgaagttggtatttaatcaatctgatccgatattcatctgaatctttccgatatttgaacaactagtcaagttcttcaagacaactgttacctacaacatcatctattcatttgctgatattctgttctgttcaatcagagatacttcattcagctgagtaatactgttctgttctgttcaatctgaccataacattctattcagtctggccatatgattctgtcagtctggggtgcttacgtcacccaaagaacactgttctattcaagTATGGGTGCTTACATTACCCGggaaaaatcttataacaaaacggtaaaaatttcaaaaatttacaaatcagtaaatcaggcaattgaatttcaaatatcgatcatgctcacatgcaatttatcaaatcatcgaatcatcaaatcaagtaatgcataatcatgcaatacaatacatgcatgtgactcaatctaccccgctcagcttctatctcagtccaacaacttaggctctgataccacctgttgtgatgacccgagttctaatctctcatttaatcaaatgtCCAATAATAGACAAGaaacaatgtctaaacaaaagagtaaaaaaaaaaatttttttttttaaaatggattgccctgcgcacgcgcgggcatcacccttcgcgcgcgcgccggccaatgagaccgaggtctcaagagctggctcgcgcgcgcgcgagtacttgctcgcccgtgcgccggccactgcaccagaaaaaaaTGCTCAGCTACTGTCAAAAATAGTTCTTCAAGTATTTCCATCCAAGATCAACTCAAACAAGGATTTATTCATGATctaatccatagcaacatctaacatgcattctaacatgctatacaatggatatcattagatcataacaagccttacaatcataataatcaagactttccaaaatatgcaagacacattgctatataacaagatcaagatacttcatggtgttttaaggatttacatcaaatctcaaatcctataaacatcaacaagacaacaactagatcatTTACAAGTCTTGATACAAGTATCTAAAACATGATTATGTTCAAGGCTCAAATATACATCTTGACAGCTCATACaacttctaactcggatcatcacgctatgttcAACTCATCCCTTGTTTGTTAAgcacgcctttgcccggttctactccctcctattgcaatgacacatacaacaaaacaatagccggataactccggtgagaaatagatttcccagtaaaagcaactaaacatgcataacaacatatatcaagatcatgatataaaagtaagtacaatgcatgttttcaaaacaaggttcatttcgtcattcgtcGATTGgaatcccgagaagtagatatcataactaatccaccgactctcccgatcgaggtggggttacttatcttgcttctctagactttgaagcaatcatatatgcaaatcagacgctaggctaaaacaaccacccaggccatacatatacgactccacaaatcgtctattcgaacgtttccgttcatttcaaaatcaaggaataagtttcaagatgaatgcaacatatatcatcatcaaggaattcataacatcaaaacttattcaacaactcaaataaaaacacataagagcaattaagcaaacaagtatgtgatttaagggaactcgatacaaaccatctcgagttgtaatcccactcaaatagtagtccacttttaccttcgtatattgtctgttctgaattcttcaaatctgaatttcaacctcaaaacattcACATCAATCTTCGTTCAATTCATTCTTTTCaaaatcgagtcaaaatcattaacacatcttcaatcaaattcatttcaacctcaagcgaacttcctcggttcacaattcgacctcttgagttgattgagctcgtagcacgtctgaaatataaagattgcatctaacaaaatcagtatacaatcccaagatcattagctcaatcatagactatcagtatggtttcaaaataaaaccaagcatcgtagcgattgaaaatcgggaatcgttacggtatcgaattcatttctaatttcgattccattcatacggcttttcatatccgttcattgtcatgcaactcttcaaaccaacagctattatcataaacatatcaaagaacatctcatctcgaATATCAGCTATCACACTtgtctcaaaacacgaatcgacggcgtagcgattaaaaatcggtaaccgatgacatatcgaaaccattttcaaCTATTCCAACAAATTGTATATCTTCAATCAGCTATATAATCCCATCATAATCATCATACCAGCAAAATCATAGTCTATATAACTGAAAACATCTGCTGGAAATCAAAGAAAATACAAACAATAGTCATTCGTCAATtcggtttcgatatcggaatGCATACAAGTTCAAAAACACAATTAGAAACTTATAATCTGATCTCTACAATATTTCGATCTTCAAACCATACCGAAGtaatcagaaacttacatcaaatcgaagtactcatcgcaaggattccagaacatctttcggaatcgaaatcggacgaacggatcaaaagttacggcgatttgaagaaatcaaaatcaaaagaaaaggaTGAGCTCTCGGCTCTCTGTTCAGACTTTCTCAATTCATATGCTTTCAACACGTGAAATTTCTGAATAATCTGACTAAATTCGGATagctattgcataaattgcaatttagttcctgaagtcttcagtaattgcaattcagtcctcggccgtcgttttaattcaatttcaatccaaaataatttaagaatattagaatttaaatcaaaactctaaatattctcaaattaaatatactcggattaaaataaattaaattcggattaattaaataattccgaccgtttgcacttcagcccttcaaatatcagtatgtgcaaatcagtccctgatcgagttgtatcttcaaaattcatcttctttaatttccgaaacatgaaattaaatcttaaattccataaatattcaaatcgaatatttattcttttaatttaagaattctcagaatttaattctcaaaatccgcatattctcaaattaaatattttcagctcgaaaattaaatctatcattttccaaacttctcaaatcaatattagcccataatatggaatttaattctcaaattccataattaataattgaatattttcgggccttacatattTACAACTTTCAAAAATTAATCTAACTGACGTGAGACAAGTAACAACTTCTTCTTGTCAGGGACGACCCTAAGGTAGGGCAGGCTAGGCGACCGCTCAGGGCCCCACCTTGAGACGGGCcctgattatttttaaaatattagtatttaaattaatatccaaataaatttaattaataagtagtgatataacaaaataaagaaatcgtgaatatatttttatgataaaaatattgctCCAAATGAGTTAAAATGTTAAATCACCACAAACTCTCATGGTTGATTAACTCTGTTCAACTTCTATCTCTTTTCCTCATGCGGCCCTCCAACCAATTTAATTCATGCACGAAAATTTATCTTAAAACTCCGTTGCATCATAGGTAGACATACCGTCAAGTTTTTCTTACTTATTATTCAATTAATCATGTTGATTACTCAGATTGCaggttataaaattaaataattttacaaaatgTAAAatgtttcttttcattttttttcatttactaATGGATTGTtgcatcattattttattaatttatattacacTAATTTATTAGCTTTctcgtgtgtgtatatatatatatatatatatatatatatatatatatatatatatatattgttcgtATTTGACTTCATTATTTAGTATTATTTTACATTGTTTATGAATTTAGTTAAATAGTTTCATTCTTGCAcaaatattcataaaaaaatgtcaaaaaaaattacgactttgttttaaaaaaaatgtaataagagtgaattttaaataatattgattgttgaataatatattttaaaaaactacGTGTAAATTTTTTTCTAATGTATATGttctttaattatatatatatatatatatttattagtaATGAaagagaataatatttttttaacttcGTCTTGGTCACATTTTTATCAACCGCCCATGCTTCTTGTGTAAAATACATAGACTGTTTGTTTTTCACATATTTCAAGAATATCAttggaaaaataagttttacAAACAAACTTCATATTCTAACCTATAGATAGATACACTGATaacaaattagaaaaaaatataattagaataaacgaaaaatatatataacatggAATAGCAATGTCATGCATAAATATGTTTAAATAATCATTCGATGTTTGTAAAAATGGATAAGGTAGGCAGTACAAAACGAAGAAATTTTGAATTGGACAGTAACCAAAGAAAAGTAAACGGGGGAAGTGAAACAAAGTATCGATTATATTATGCAGCGATTTTTTGTCCCTTTTCCACCAATCAACTGGCTGTCTGGGTGAGTTCGTGCGTCGAGTGGAATTCACCTAACGTGGAAACTTTTTTGTACGAAAGTTCTTTGATCTTGCACAAATCCAGATACATAGAGTAGGAGAAGAAGGGGAGGCAATCGAAGCAAAGGGATGACGGGGCCCGAAGAAAATTTTCCAGGGAGAGAAAGGAAAAAAGTGAACAAAGGGGCTTTAGCACCCAAGCTGAAGCTTTCCCTCCCACCTCCAGATGAAGACTCTCTCTCCAGATTTCTGTaagtttgtttttttaaaaaaaaaaaaattcaagaaaattcGTGGGTTTATGGTTTGCTGAACTGGGACTTCCTTATTTTCGATTATTGATTTTTTCCATTACTGATTATGATCTGGTGCTTTTTGTACGCAGAAGCGAATCGGGTACGTTTAAGGATGGTGATCTGTTGGTGAACAGAGATGGCGTTCGTGTTGTCTCTCAAAGCGAAGTTGATGCTGTATGTCTCCGCCATTCGTGATTTCATTGACTCTCCATTTTGGTTCCTGGAGAAATTTTTatcattagtttttttttttgctgcaTTTGTTAGTGTCTTGGGAAATTCGCTGGGGTTTTGAAGGAATGAAAATTAGAGAACTATGGCATTGTTTCTGCTTTAGGTCATTTCAGTTCGTTTTGATTTGTTAAAATGCATGTTGCTTTTATTTGTACTTTTTATCAGCGTCtactaataattttattttgactCGACGAGTTAATAAAATGCTGTATGTGAACGGTTAATATGACGCAGATCTCCTTTGTGCTGTTTTGActtgatttatgatttataGGTGTATACAACTTTGAAGAATTGACTTCCATAATATGAATTTTCGATTAATGTGTGCATGGTTAAATGCTTTGCAGCAAAAAAGTGATTTTATAATTCTGAATTATCTTATATTGCCATTGAATGTTGTTGTACTGAATCATCAAGCTTATTTTTGTGCTTTTGCCTCTTTTTGTTTTGCTGTCAAGTAGTTTCCATGAGGTAGGTGAAAGTGTGAAGGAGATATGGtaatgtatttatttatgtgtaCTTGTTATCTTTTTCAGCCAACCTTAATACAACCATCAGATAACCAGTTGAGTTTAAGCGACTTTGACGCTGTTCAAGTTATTGGTAAAGGAAATGGAGGCATTGTACGATTGGTGCAACATAAATGGACTGGGCAATTTTTTGCTCTCAAGGTATTGATTAAAACTGCAACACATGATACTACCTGCTATTTGTTTTCTGTATTTCAAGAACTGGACTCCATCTCCAGAATTTTCTTTTACTTTCTGTAAATACTTCTATGTATGTCACAGAGATGGACAGGAGGCGCCTTTAGCAAATCTCTAAGAAGATATTGTACCCAAGAAAAAATATCTCTAAGAAGATAAAACTTTCAAGAAAGGAAGAATGATTTGATTGCCTTCGCGTTCCATAAAATTGACTCTTCGCATTATTACTTTATCTGTTCCGAGTTCTAAATAGAAATGGTAATCCGATCCTATATCAGGAGTTCAAGCAACAAATAGATAGAGACGTTAAATAGTGGTGTGTGTTGCAGAGCCCTTGACAAGCTTAATGGAAGGGACCATCCAATTCTGTAAAGTGAATATTGTTTTAAAATTGCAGatcataaagttgaaataattctTCGTTTATATCAAACATGGTGTGATTGAAGTTTGTATCCCTCTTTACCTCCACTTCCTGTGTGGGCTAGATTACTATCTTTTACAATTTACAAGTAATTGATTTCATCTTAAGTACAAACATTCAAGTAGATCTACTGCAATTTGTTTGATCTGATGATGGGACATTACCAAACACTCAAGTTTTTCGTCTGTTTTAGTTCAGAGAGAACTTCGCTGGGTCACTATGTGGCTTTTCTTGCATTAGATGCTGCCACATTGCGGAACCAAACCTCTAATATTGTTCCTTTTGATTACATCACTTAAATTCAGGTTATTCAAATGAATATTGAAGAGTCTGCTCGCAAACATATTGCACAAGAACTGAAAATCAATCAGTCATCTCAATGCCCCTATGTTGTAATTTGTTATCAGTCTTTTTATGATAACGGTGCGATCTCTATAATTCTGGAGTATATGGATGGGGGGTCACTTGCAGATTTTCTGACCAAGGTTAACAAAATTCCAGAACCATATCTTGCTGCAATTTGCAAACAGGTGATACGTgcattttgattttcaatcctCAGCTGTGAAATCAACTCGAGCACTAACTAGATCCTGTCACTCCAATATAGGTACTCAAAGGCTTGTGGTATCTTCATCATGAAAAACATATCATTCACCGGGACATGAAACCTTCGAATTTATTAGTAAACCATAGAGGTGAAGTCAAGATCACTGACTTTGGTGTTAGTGCAATACTGGCTAGCACATCTGGTCTGGCAAATACCTTCGTTGGCACTTACAACTACATGTCTGTGAGTAATACCCTCATCGCCCTAGTCTATATTAGTGATGCTGTTTTGTTGGGCAATTATCTTTATATACTTGCTTTAGAGTTATAGGTCTCATTCTGCGATCGAAGTTATATAAGCTACTTTGCCCTGCAGTTTTCGCGCATTACAAGTTCTCGTGTTCTAACACTTTACAAATACATGTGTTCTTGTTATTAGCCTGAGAGAATCCTTGGAGGCAGGTACGGTTACAGTAGCGACATCTGGAGCCTTGGTTTGGTTCTGCTTGAGTGTGCAACAGGAAGTTTCCCATACTCATCACCACAGCCAGGGGGGTGGATAAATGTCTATGAGTTGATGGAAACCATTGTTGATCAACCAGAACCACGTGCACCTTCTGATCTGTTTTCTCCAGAGTTTTGTTCTTTTATCTCTGCTTGGTAAATAGCTTGCTTAGTATATATTCCAGTGGTCGTGTTTTCCCATAATGCATGGTCAATCCCTTTTATTTCGAATCTGTTTTCTCTTGTCAATTTTGTTTTGACTAAATGAACTTTAAAATCCATTAATACATTTTTACATGTTTGG
It encodes:
- the LOC140886416 gene encoding mitogen-activated protein kinase kinase SIPKK-like, whose amino-acid sequence is MTGPEENFPGRERKKVNKGALAPKLKLSLPPPDEDSLSRFLSESGTFKDGDLLVNRDGVRVVSQSEVDAPTLIQPSDNQLSLSDFDAVQVIGKGNGGIVRLVQHKWTGQFFALKVIQMNIEESARKHIAQELKINQSSQCPYVVICYQSFYDNGAISIILEYMDGGSLADFLTKVNKIPEPYLAAICKQVLKGLWYLHHEKHIIHRDMKPSNLLVNHRGEVKITDFGVSAILASTSGLANTFVGTYNYMSPERILGGRYGYSSDIWSLGLVLLECATGSFPYSSPQPGGWINVYELMETIVDQPEPRAPSDLFSPEFCSFISACVQKDPKNRLSANELMAHPFISKFDDLDVDLAVYFTSAGPSLTTL